Within Helicobacter pylori NQ4053, the genomic segment TTGAGCATGAAATCAGCATTGTGAGTGCGATTGCGCTTAAAGGAGTGTTAAAAGACAGGATTAAATATTTTATTTTTTTAGATGAAAACCATCATTTTTATTTGATTGAAGAATCCAACATGCATTCAAAATACTTCGCTCAAATCAAAGAAAAAAAATTACCCCCCCTAATCCTTACGCATAATGGCTTGCTCAAAAACTCGTTTTTAGGCGCTAAGATTATAGAACTGCCACTAGTAATCAATCTCGTGCATGGGGGCGATGGCGAAGACGGGAAATTAGCGAGCTTGTTGGAATTTTATCGCATCGCTTTTATAGGCCCTAGGATTGAAGCGAGCGTGCTGAGTTATAACAAATATTTAACCAAGCTTTACGCTAAAGATTTAGGAATAAAGGCTTTAGACTATGTGCTTTTGAATGAAAAAAACCGCGCTAACGCCTTGGATTTGATTGGGTTTAATTTTCCCTTTATTGTGAAACCCAGTAACGCCGGAAGCTCTTTAGGGGTGAATATTGTGAAAGAAGAAAAAGAATTAAGTTACGCTTTAGACAGTGCGTTTGAATATTCTAAAGAAGTTTTAATAGAGCCTTTCATTCAGGGGGTGAAAGAATACAATTTAGCCGGCTGTAAGATCAAAAAGGATTTTTGTTTTTCCTATATTGAAGAGCCTAGCAAACAGGAATTTTTGGATTTCAAACAAAAATATTTGGATTTTTCACGCACCAAAGCCCCTAAAGCGGATCTTTCTAACGCCCTAGAAGAACAATTAAAAGAAAATTTTAAAAAACTCTATAACGATTTGTTTGATGGCGCGATCATTCGTTGCGATTTTTTTGTTATAGAAAATGAAGTGTATCTTAATGAGATCAACCCCATTCCTGGCAGTTTGGCGAATTATTTGTTTGATGATTTTAAAACAACGCTAGAACATTTAGCGCAATCATTACCCAAAACCCCTAAAATCCAAGTTAAAAACTCTTATTTGTTGCAAATCCAAAAGAATAAATGAATGGCCAAACGCAGTATCGCTTATTTGGATAGCGTTTTTGACATTTCCTACACTTTTATAGATAACCATAGCCCTTTAAACGCCTTGTTTTTGCATGGCTGGGGGAGCTCTAAAGAAATCATGCAACAAGCGTTTCAAGGCTGTTTTTTGAATTATAATCATTTGTATGTGGATTTGCCCGGCTTCAATCAAAGCCCTAACGATGAAAAAGTCTTAGAGACTAAAGATTATGCTAATATCATTAATTTATTCTTAAAAAGCGTGGGTAAAAAAGCGCATGTAGCCTTTGGGCATAGTTTTGGAGGGAAAGTGGCGATTTTGTGTGAAAACGAACGGATGGTTTTATTGAGTAGCGCTGGGATATTAGAGCCAAAACCCTTAAAAGTGCGTTGTAAAATCCTTTTAGCTAAAATCTTTAAAAAATTAGGCTTGAATTTAGGGTTTTTGAGAAGTAAGGACGCTATGGGGCTTAATCAAGTGATGTATGAAACCTTTAAAAAAGTAATTAGCGAAGATTTTAGCGAGCATTTCAAACGATGCGAGAAGGAAGTTTTATTATTTTGGGGTAAAGATGATAAAGCAACCCCCTTAAGCTCCGCTCAAAAAATACAAACCTTGTTGAAAAAGAGCGAATTATTCGTGTTAGAAGGGGATCATTTCTTTTTTTTAAACCAAGCAAAAGAGATTGAAAAACTAGTGGAGAATTATCATCATGCAAAGTCTTAGTTGGCTGAATTTAGCGTTTTGTTGGCTCTTTATAACAGGGCTTGGCTATTATATGATGACTTTATTGCAATGGTATCATTACAGCGTGTTTAGGATCTTAACCAAGCACCACAAAATGCGTTGGCATGGGATTTATTTTTTATTGCCTTTGGGGGTGTTTATCCTATCGTATGCTTTCAAGATGCCGTTTGTTTTTGATTTCTTTTGCGGCGTGATTCAAATGCCCATGCTCATTATCTGGGCCAAACGCAACGACAAGCCTTTAGTTTTCACGCCAAGGGTGAAGCGCTTTTTCATCTTCTTATTACTCTTTTTAATCTTGCATGAAATCTTAAATATAGAATTAGTCCCTTTGAATGGGATTTCGCTCGCGCTTGGCTATTGGTGTTTATTTATATTCGTTTTAAGCGCTTCTTTAATCTTTGAGAAAGCCTTATCCAAGCAATATTTACAAACCGCTAAAGACAAAATCGCCTCTTTAGAACATTTAAAAGTCATCGCCATTACCGGAAGCTTTGGGAAAACCAGCACCAAAAATTTCTTGCTTCAAATCTTACAAACCACATTCAACGCGCATGCAAGCCCCAAAAGCGTCAATACCCTTTTAGGCATTGCGAACGATATTAACCAGAATTTAGACGATAAGAGTGAAATCTATATCGCTGAAGCCGGGGCAAGGAATAAGGGCGATATTAAAGAAATCACCCGCCTTATTGAACCTCACCTTGCCGTGGTCGCAGAAGTGGGCGAACAGCATTTAGAATATTTTAAAACTTTAGAAAATATTTGCGAGACTAAAGCGGAATTATTGGATTCCAAACGCTTAGAAAAAGCCTTTTGTTACTCTATAGAAAAAATCAAGCCCTACGCCCCTAAAGATAGCCCTTTAATAGATGTTTCTAGCTTGGTTAGAAACATCCAATCCACTTTAAAAGGCACTTCTTTTGAAACGCTTATCAATGGCGTTTGGGAAAGCTTTGAAACGAAGGTTTTAGGGGAGTTTAGCGCTTATAATATCGCTTCAGCTATTTTAATCGCTAAGCATTTAGGCTTAGAGACAGAAAGGATCAAACGGCTTGTTTTTGAGCTTAAGCCTATTAACCATCGTTTGCAACTGTTGGAAGTGAATCAAAAAATCATTATAGACGATAGCTTTAACGGGAATTTAAAGGGCATGTTAGAGGGCATTCGTTTGGCGAGTTTGTATGAAGGGCGTAAAGTCATCGTAACACCGGGCTTAGTGGAAAGCAATACAGAAAGTAATGAAATTTTAGCGCAAAAAATAGATGGGGTTTTTGATGTCGCTATCATCACAGGGGAGTTGAATTCCAAAACGATTGCTTCACAATTGAAAACCCCCCAAAAAATCTTACTCAAGGATAAGGCGCAATTGGAGAATATCTTACAAGCCACCACGATTCAAGGCGATTTGATTTTATTCGCTAATGACGCCCCTAATTACATTTAGGAAATGAACATGCAACATTTATACGCTCCTTGGCGCGAAAGTTATTTGAAAGAGAAAAATAAGAGTTGTGTCTTTTGTGAAATTTCTCAAAACACTACAAAAGATTCAGAAAACAGAGTGCTTTATAGAAATAGCGATCTCTTTGTGGTGATGAACGCCTACCCTTATAACCCCGGGCATTTGTTGATCGTCCCTCATGCGCATCAAGCGAGCGTTGAACTTTTAGAGCTTAATACTTGGCTGAACATGAATAAATTAGTGCCTAAAGTGTTAAAAGCGTTGTATGCTTATGGCGCTCAAGGGATCAATTTAGGTTTGAATTTGCACAGAAACGCCGGAGCAGGAATCCCTGAGCATTTGCACATGCATTTAGTGCCTAGGTTTTTAGGCGATAGCAATTTTATGAGCGTTATCGCTCAAACTAGGGTGTGCGGGATTGATTTAAATGAAACCTATCTTGCGTTAAAAAACTTATTAGAAAAGGAGCTTCATTGAAAACAAACGCTTTTAGTTTGGGTGCGCTACAATTGATTTTAATTCATTTTAGGGAGTGTCAGCGATGAAGGCTCGTGGTTTTAAGACAAAGATGCGTGGTTTTAAGATTTTTTCAGGGAGCGCTCACCCTGCATTTGGCAAAGAAGTGTCAAAGCATTTAGGCTTTCCCTTATCCAAAGCGGTGATAGGCAAATTCAGCGATGGCGAAATCAATATCCAAATCAGCGAATCGGTGCGCGGTAAGGATATTTTTATCATCCAGCCCACTTGCGTGCCGGTCAATGACAATTTAATGGAATTGTTAGTCATGGTAGATGCTTTAAGGCGCAGTTCGGCCAATTCTATCACAGCGGTGTTGCCGTATTTTGGCTATGCCAGACAGGACAGGAAAGCAGCTCCAAGAGTGCCTATCACGGCTAAAATGGTCGCTAATTTGATGCAAGAAGTGGGGATTGAAAGGATCATTACGATGGATTTGCATGCCGGGCAAATCCAAGGCTTTTTTGATGTGCCGGTGGATAATTTATACGGATCTATCGTCTTTAGAGACTATATCCGCTCTAAAGCGTTAAAAAACCCTGTGATCGCTAGCCCTGATGTGGGTGGGGTTACAAGAGCCAGGTATTTTGCCAATCAAATGGGCTTAGATTTAATCATCGTGGATAAGCGCCGTGAAAAAGCTAATGAAAGCGAAGTGATGAATATTATCGGCTCAGCCAAGGAGCGCGATGTGATTTTAGTGGATGACATGATTGATACCGCAGGCACGATCTGTAAAGCCGCTTTGGCTTTAAAAGAGCAAGGGGCGACTTCTGTCATGGCGTTAGGCACGCATGCGGTTTTGAGCGGGAATGCGATCAAGCGCATTAAAGAAAGCGCGTTAGATGAAGTGGTGGTAACTAACTCTATCCCTTTAGTTCAAAAATGCGATAAAATCACCACCTTAAGCGTAGCGTCCTTATTTGCGGAAGTGATCAGAAGGATTTATCATAACGAAAGCGTCCAATCGCTTTTCACTTAAAAAAAGCGGGAGTGGTGGATTCTGTAGGACTTGAACCTACGACCAATCGGTTATGAGCCGAGCGCTCTGACCAGCTGAGCTAAGAATCCAAAATTCCCAAAGGATGGTCTGCTATTGTATCCAAAAATATAGCGAAAAGCAAGCAAGTTTTCTAGGATTGCAAACAGGATCATAAAAGTGATAAAACTGCTCCCCCCATAGCTGAATAAAGGCAAGGGAATCCCCACCACAGGGGCTAACCCTAAAGTCATGGCGATATTCACGCTGGAATAAACAAAGATTAAAGTAGAAATCCCAAGGGCTACAATCTTTAAAAACCAATCGCTGTTGCTCTCAAACAGATAAAAAAATAAATGCAAACTCAAGCCTATATAAATCGCAAAAAGCAACATAGCCCCTAAAAACCCGAAACGCTCCACGAAGTAAGCAAAGATAAAATCGCTCGTTGCGATAGGCAAGAATTTGAATTTGGTTTGGGTGCAGGCTTCTTTGGATTTGCCTAAAAACCCGCCCGATCCTATGGCGATAATGGATTGCATGACATGGTAATTGGGCTTTTCAGAAAGAAAGTCTGCGATGCGCTTTTTTTGGTAATCATGCAAGAAATGATAAGCGATAGGCGAAGCCACTAAAAGAGCGATAAAAAGAGGGAACCACACCCTAGTCCTTAAGCCCACGATAAGTAAAATCCCAAAACCCATGATTAAAACAATAAGGGCCGTGCCTAAATCGGGCTGCTTTAAAATCAAAGCCGCCGGTAAGCAAATGTAAAAACTGAGCTTTAAAAACATACCCCAATCATAGCCCTTAAAAGGAGGCGGGTTGATTTTAATCAAATGCGCCAACAATAAAAGGATAGCGATTTTCACGGGTTCGCTAGGCTGTAGAGTGATAGAAGTAAAGGGAATGACTAGCCATCGTTGCGCCCCAAGCTTGCTAGATCCCATAAAATCCACTAACGCTAATAAAATAACGCACGCCCAATAAAACACAAAGAGCCACCGATCGAGCTTCCTGAAAGGGATAAAAAACACGATCCAAAAGAGAAGAAACCCTATTGCATAATAAACCCCTTGTTTCAAGCTCAAAACCGCGCTGCTCTCAAAAATCAATACAAAAGAAACCACCAACAAGGGGATAATAAACACAAAAGGCAAAAGATCAAAATGCATCCAAATCCTTTTGTCTAATGCCATGCGTTTTTCATAACCCCTAATCTTATTGTGTTAATTTCTTGATTGTATCCAAGTTGAGATAATTCTCCTTAAAGAGAGAGATTATCATGTCAACTTCACCAGGCAAATCCACTTCGCCTGTTTCATTATTAAAGCATTTTTCTAGCACTTTCAAATAAGCAAACCCAATGCCTTCTGTGATAACGGCAGCGGTTGCGCCCCCTGCAACACTCCCCGCAGCAGGAATGAATTTAAGGAAACCATTAATGAGCGTTCTCTCCACATGCGCAAGAGCGATTATGCTAGAAATCTCTGTTATAAATGTTGGGGTTGCAGATTTACCCAAACTCACTTCAAAAGCGTCATTCATTTCATGGATCATCCTTTTTTGAACACCTGCAATCAAGGGCATATCGCTAAAGGGTATGGGACTAGCCTCAGCCGTTCCTGCAAGGCCTGATGCAACATGAATAATTTTTTTACTTTTAGCTATCATAGCTTGTTTTCTTTCTTGAATCTTAACTTTTTGAACACGCAAAAAATGGTTTTTTATAGCGTCTGAAAGACATTTTTTCGTTTCATCTACCAATTCTTCTAAACCTTCGACAGGGACTTCCAACCCCCCAAATGAAAAGGCAACGGAATTGACTCTCACATAAGCTCTGACAAAACCTTTAAAGCCCCATTCTTCATCTATGATCCCTTTAGTTTCTTGGAAAAACGCATCGCCGGCTTTTTCTTGTGTGTGTGAAAACGACAATCGTTGGGATATTCCAATTTTTAGCAAAGCTTAATAACTCTCTCTCTCTTGAAACCTAGAAGAAGTCTCTTTAACGCACAAATACGCCACATCAATGGCTTCTTTTTCATCAAGCGTTTTAAAAGAATCTTCCATTTCTTTTTTAATGCTTTGCATGGTGTCGTGGTAATCTTTATCTTCAATGCCTTTGGTGTCCCACAAAATCAAGCCTTTCTGTTCATCAATGTATTTTTCAAGATGCTGAGTGATGGGCTTTCCTACGCCTGCTTTAGCGATTTCTTTACCAAATAGAGCGTTAATGAGCGAGCTTTTACCCACCCCAGTACCCCCCATGAGCAAAACGTTCATCTTGGGTTTTTCCTTTTTGATGAATTCACGCATCTTGCTCATGTTTAATCCTCCCTCTTTCCCATCAAGCGTGAATGCGTCGCCTAAAAAACCACGCAAAATGCCGTTCAGTTTATCATGCCCATTATGTTCCATTAGAACCCCTTTTAAAATGATTTGAGCCACAAAATGTTGGTGCACCGATTATAGCGTATTCAAATAATGAAATAGGATTTTTTTAAGGTTTTGAGTAGAATAATGGTTTTTAAAAATGCAAAAAAGAGTTTGAATGCAAAAAGTTTTCATCGCCCCTACCCATTACAAACGCATTGATGAATTTCTAGCCAAAGAATTGCAAATTTCTAAGAACCAAGTGTTGAATTTGATTAAAGAAGGGCTGGTGTTTTGTCAAAAAAAGGGGGTAAAAAAAGGGGGGCTAGCCTTAAAAAAGGGCGATGCAATCACGCTTGTAACGCCCAAAATCGTGCCCAAACCCTTAAAAAAAGAGCTTGATTTAGAAATAGAAGTCATTTTTGAAGATGAAGACTTGTTAGTGTTGAATAAGCCCCCTAATTTAGTCGTCCATAAAGCCCCAAGCGTGAAAGAGCCTACTTTAGTGGATTGGTTGGAATTTAAAAATTACGAGCTTTCTAATCTGGGATTCAAAGAACGCTATGGGATTGTGCATCGTTTGGATAAGGATACGAGCGGAGGGATTGTCATCGCTAAAAACAATTTTACCCATGTTCATTTGAGCGAGCAACTCAAAACTAAAATGATGGGGCGCTATTATATCGCCTTGCTTTCAACGCCCCTAAAAGAAGAAAAAATGAGCGTGGAATGTTATTTGACAAGAAACCCCAATAACCGCTTGAAAATGATAGCGCTCAAAGCGGCTAAAAAAGAAAAAAGCCGTTATTCTAAAAGCGAATTTACTAGCTTGCTGACTTCTCAAAATGGCATGGATTTGATAGGGGCTAAACTATTCACCGGGCGCACGCACCAGATCAGAGCGCATTTAGAATATTTGAACAGACACATCATAGGCGATAATCTTTACGGGCTTAATGGGGCGCTTTCTAAAGAAGAAATAAGAATCATGCTGCATGCCTATTTGATAGAGTTCAAACACCCTAGAAGCGAGCAAAAACTGCGCTTTAAAGTTCCCCTATTAAAGGATATGTTAGAATATCTTAAAAAAGTTTTTAACAAGGAGAATTTAGATGAGGTCTTGGATGAAGAAAAAATACTTCACGCTTTTATTGCAAAGTAGTGTGGTATTAGCAGTTTTTATAGGGTGTTCTTCTACCAGGAATCATACTTTTTCAGCCCTTAATAATCAAGAAAATATAGATACTAAGCTTCCGGTAGTCCATTCTATTAAAACCATTAACGATGTGAGTTCAGTGGGTTTTGAATGGCCTAAAATCGCTGATACTTATGACATTGATGGGTTTATTTTGTATCGTTTGAAAAAAGACTCCAAACTTAAAAGAATCGCTACGATTAAAAACCCTTATGCGACCCACTATTATGATGAGGGGCTAGAAACAGAGAGTTCTTACACTTACCAATTAGCCACTTACAAGGGCGATAAAATCTCTAACCTTTCAGATCCTATTTTAGTAAAAACCTCTTTTATCAATCCTGTAGAAAGCGTGTTCGCAAGCCTTGAATACCCTAAAAGCGTGAAAGTCTTTTGGAGCCCGCACCCAAATCCCAGCGTTTCTAAATACATCATTCAAAGGCAGAATAAAGAAGGCAAATTTTTGAATGTGGGGGCTGTGAAAAACCGCTTATTTGTGGAGTTTTTTGATAAAGATTTAGAGGATGGGAAAAAATACCGCTACCAAGTCATTGCTGAAAATTTCATGGGGGATAAATCCAGGCCTAGCGTCATAGTGGAGGGGAAAACCAAAGATTTACCCAAAGAAATCACTAATGTTAGAGTGAGCCAAAACCTCACACGACACATTGAATTGAGTTGGGACAAATCCACCCAAGAAGATGTGATAGCTTATCGCATTTACGCTTCCAACAACCGCAACGATAAATACAAATTCATCGCTCAAACCACCAACACTTCCTATGTGGATAAAATAGAAAAAGACAACCTTACGCGTTATTATAAAGTCGTCGCCCTTGATAAAACGCATCTTGAAGGGGCATTACCCAAAGAGCCTGCCATGGGTGAGACCGCTGACAGACCCGAATCCCCTATCATCACTAAAGGGACTATTCAAGATTCTTCAGCTTTCATTCAATGGGAAAATAACCCAAGCGCTAAAATAGCCACTTATGCGGTGTATCGTTTTGAAGCCAATTCTAAAACCCCTTTGCGCTTTGGGAATATCACCAAAAACCAATTCGTAGATAAGGACATGAAAGTGGGCGTGGCTTACCGCTATCAAGTGGTGAGCGTGGATAAAGATGGTTTAGAGTCGCACCCAAGCAAAGAAGTGCGTTTGTTTTTAGAGCGCTAAAAGGGTTTTAATGCCCCATTTTTTAGCCAAGCTGGATTTTAAGCCTTTAGAATACCCCTTAATTGAAGGGGATTTTTGTTTTCATAAGGAATTTTTAAGCTTAAAAAACCCCACTAAAAGCTGTGTGCATGCGAGTTTTAAGGATCGTATTTTTTTATTGCAAAAAATCAGGCGAGCGAATGATTTTTTAATCAAAAGCGAAAAAGCAACGCCCTTAAAAAGAGAGGTTTTAAAACAAGCTTTAAGGATTTATTCGCAATCTTTTGAGGTCATTTCGCATAATTTGCAAGAAAATTCTAAACATGCGAGCGGAAAAAAAGCCCTTGATTTAGGAACTTTTGAAGACTTTATCCAAAAAAATCAAGCCCCTATTTTAGCCGAAATTGGTTTTGGGAGTGGGAGGCATTTGATAGAATTAGCCAAAAACAACCCCACTAAAACATGCTTAGGGATAG encodes:
- a CDS encoding D-alanine--D-alanine ligase translates to MEFCVLFGGASFEHEISIVSAIALKGVLKDRIKYFIFLDENHHFYLIEESNMHSKYFAQIKEKKLPPLILTHNGLLKNSFLGAKIIELPLVINLVHGGDGEDGKLASLLEFYRIAFIGPRIEASVLSYNKYLTKLYAKDLGIKALDYVLLNEKNRANALDLIGFNFPFIVKPSNAGSSLGVNIVKEEKELSYALDSAFEYSKEVLIEPFIQGVKEYNLAGCKIKKDFCFSYIEEPSKQEFLDFKQKYLDFSRTKAPKADLSNALEEQLKENFKKLYNDLFDGAIIRCDFFVIENEVYLNEINPIPGSLANYLFDDFKTTLEHLAQSLPKTPKIQVKNSYLLQIQKNK
- the estV gene encoding lipase EstV is translated as MAKRSIAYLDSVFDISYTFIDNHSPLNALFLHGWGSSKEIMQQAFQGCFLNYNHLYVDLPGFNQSPNDEKVLETKDYANIINLFLKSVGKKAHVAFGHSFGGKVAILCENERMVLLSSAGILEPKPLKVRCKILLAKIFKKLGLNLGFLRSKDAMGLNQVMYETFKKVISEDFSEHFKRCEKEVLLFWGKDDKATPLSSAQKIQTLLKKSELFVLEGDHFFFLNQAKEIEKLVENYHHAKS
- a CDS encoding Mur ligase family protein, with translation MQSLSWLNLAFCWLFITGLGYYMMTLLQWYHYSVFRILTKHHKMRWHGIYFLLPLGVFILSYAFKMPFVFDFFCGVIQMPMLIIWAKRNDKPLVFTPRVKRFFIFLLLFLILHEILNIELVPLNGISLALGYWCLFIFVLSASLIFEKALSKQYLQTAKDKIASLEHLKVIAITGSFGKTSTKNFLLQILQTTFNAHASPKSVNTLLGIANDINQNLDDKSEIYIAEAGARNKGDIKEITRLIEPHLAVVAEVGEQHLEYFKTLENICETKAELLDSKRLEKAFCYSIEKIKPYAPKDSPLIDVSSLVRNIQSTLKGTSFETLINGVWESFETKVLGEFSAYNIASAILIAKHLGLETERIKRLVFELKPINHRLQLLEVNQKIIIDDSFNGNLKGMLEGIRLASLYEGRKVIVTPGLVESNTESNEILAQKIDGVFDVAIITGELNSKTIASQLKTPQKILLKDKAQLENILQATTIQGDLILFANDAPNYI
- a CDS encoding HIT family protein yields the protein MQHLYAPWRESYLKEKNKSCVFCEISQNTTKDSENRVLYRNSDLFVVMNAYPYNPGHLLIVPHAHQASVELLELNTWLNMNKLVPKVLKALYAYGAQGINLGLNLHRNAGAGIPEHLHMHLVPRFLGDSNFMSVIAQTRVCGIDLNETYLALKNLLEKELH
- a CDS encoding ribose-phosphate pyrophosphokinase, with the translated sequence MKARGFKTKMRGFKIFSGSAHPAFGKEVSKHLGFPLSKAVIGKFSDGEINIQISESVRGKDIFIIQPTCVPVNDNLMELLVMVDALRRSSANSITAVLPYFGYARQDRKAAPRVPITAKMVANLMQEVGIERIITMDLHAGQIQGFFDVPVDNLYGSIVFRDYIRSKALKNPVIASPDVGGVTRARYFANQMGLDLIIVDKRREKANESEVMNIIGSAKERDVILVDDMIDTAGTICKAALALKEQGATSVMALGTHAVLSGNAIKRIKESALDEVVVTNSIPLVQKCDKITTLSVASLFAEVIRRIYHNESVQSLFT
- a CDS encoding FtsW/RodA/SpoVE family cell cycle protein — encoded protein: MALDKRIWMHFDLLPFVFIIPLLVVSFVLIFESSAVLSLKQGVYYAIGFLLFWIVFFIPFRKLDRWLFVFYWACVILLALVDFMGSSKLGAQRWLVIPFTSITLQPSEPVKIAILLLLAHLIKINPPPFKGYDWGMFLKLSFYICLPAALILKQPDLGTALIVLIMGFGILLIVGLRTRVWFPLFIALLVASPIAYHFLHDYQKKRIADFLSEKPNYHVMQSIIAIGSGGFLGKSKEACTQTKFKFLPIATSDFIFAYFVERFGFLGAMLLFAIYIGLSLHLFFYLFESNSDWFLKIVALGISTLIFVYSSVNIAMTLGLAPVVGIPLPLFSYGGSSFITFMILFAILENLLAFRYIFGYNSRPSFGNFGFLAQLVRALGS
- a CDS encoding YcjF family protein, yielding MLKIGISQRLSFSHTQEKAGDAFFQETKGIIDEEWGFKGFVRAYVRVNSVAFSFGGLEVPVEGLEELVDETKKCLSDAIKNHFLRVQKVKIQERKQAMIAKSKKIIHVASGLAGTAEASPIPFSDMPLIAGVQKRMIHEMNDAFEVSLGKSATPTFITEISSIIALAHVERTLINGFLKFIPAAGSVAGGATAAVITEGIGFAYLKVLEKCFNNETGEVDLPGEVDMIISLFKENYLNLDTIKKLTQ
- a CDS encoding GTPase; the protein is MEHNGHDKLNGILRGFLGDAFTLDGKEGGLNMSKMREFIKKEKPKMNVLLMGGTGVGKSSLINALFGKEIAKAGVGKPITQHLEKYIDEQKGLILWDTKGIEDKDYHDTMQSIKKEMEDSFKTLDEKEAIDVAYLCVKETSSRFQERESY
- a CDS encoding RluA family pseudouridine synthase; the encoded protein is MQKVFIAPTHYKRIDEFLAKELQISKNQVLNLIKEGLVFCQKKGVKKGGLALKKGDAITLVTPKIVPKPLKKELDLEIEVIFEDEDLLVLNKPPNLVVHKAPSVKEPTLVDWLEFKNYELSNLGFKERYGIVHRLDKDTSGGIVIAKNNFTHVHLSEQLKTKMMGRYYIALLSTPLKEEKMSVECYLTRNPNNRLKMIALKAAKKEKSRYSKSEFTSLLTSQNGMDLIGAKLFTGRTHQIRAHLEYLNRHIIGDNLYGLNGALSKEEIRIMLHAYLIEFKHPRSEQKLRFKVPLLKDMLEYLKKVFNKENLDEVLDEEKILHAFIAK
- a CDS encoding fibronectin type III domain-containing protein, giving the protein MKKKYFTLLLQSSVVLAVFIGCSSTRNHTFSALNNQENIDTKLPVVHSIKTINDVSSVGFEWPKIADTYDIDGFILYRLKKDSKLKRIATIKNPYATHYYDEGLETESSYTYQLATYKGDKISNLSDPILVKTSFINPVESVFASLEYPKSVKVFWSPHPNPSVSKYIIQRQNKEGKFLNVGAVKNRLFVEFFDKDLEDGKKYRYQVIAENFMGDKSRPSVIVEGKTKDLPKEITNVRVSQNLTRHIELSWDKSTQEDVIAYRIYASNNRNDKYKFIAQTTNTSYVDKIEKDNLTRYYKVVALDKTHLEGALPKEPAMGETADRPESPIITKGTIQDSSAFIQWENNPSAKIATYAVYRFEANSKTPLRFGNITKNQFVDKDMKVGVAYRYQVVSVDKDGLESHPSKEVRLFLER